aggtagtttccctccagggcccgacttatttttccaccctgtataaaattttaaagtGGAATGCCTTGTGAGACTTGAACGCCATCCAGAGGCCGTGACTACGAACGACTATGAACGTGTTTGTAATTTGTCAACAGTTGTCAACGGATGGCAATACAACGACGTCAACCGTTTCACTGCTGCCGAGCAAGGCAGACGCGGGTGCGAGGCTTGCATGCCGCGCGGCAAATCCGGCCATGCCGCAGGTCCCCTCTCTTGAAGATGGCTGGACGTTAGATATACAGTGTAAGTGATTGTACTTAGCATTCAAACAACTGACTGCACACTTGCACAGTGTGTGTTTGAGACGAAGGAGCGACCTGCGCAGTGTGCGTTTGAGACGAAGGAGCGACTGGCCGCGACGTTTTGCTGACGTGCGGCCAACTCAGCTACATACCGCAGATACGTGAGGACGTTAGATATACAGTGTAAGTACTTGTAGCATTCAAACAACTGACTGCACACTTGCACAGTGTGTGTTTGAGACGAAGGAGCGACTGGGCGCGACGTTTTGCTGACGTGCGGCCAACTCAGCTACATATAACGCAGATCCGTTACGTGAGGACGTTAGATGTACGTGTAAGTATTTGTAGCATTCAAACAACTGACTGCACACTTCCACGGTGTGTGTTTGAGACGAAGGAGCGACTGGGCGCGACGTTTTGCTGACGTGCGGCCAACTCAGCTACATATAACGCAGATCCATTACGTGAGGACGTTAGATGTACGTGTAAGTACTTGTAGCATTCAAAAAACTGACTGCGCAGTGTGCGTTTGAGACGTGGGCGCGATTAGGCACGAGGTTTTGCTGACGTGCGGCCAACTCAGCTACATAACGCAGATCTGTTACGTGAGGACGTTAGATGTACGTGTAAGTACTTGTAGCATTCAAACAACTGACTGCGCAGTGTGCGTTTGAGACGTGGGCGCGATTAGGCACGAGGTTTTGCTGACGTGCGGCCAACTCAGCTACATACCGCAGATCTGTTACGTGAGGACGTTAGATATACAGTGTAAGTATAACTTTATATTATACTTGTAGCATTTAACGACTGACTGCGCAGTGTGCGTTTGAGACGCGGGCGCGACTAGGGCGCGAGGTTTTGCTGACGTGCGACCAACGCAGCTTTACCGCAGATTCTGATGTCCTTACTTTAagggctcggccacgacattgcgcgactggtgACGGCGGCAGCAGCAaacataggtgggaacgaaaggtccgatcgctgtgtctcgctccaacctatagCTGCCGCTaccgccgtcgccagtcgcgcaatATCTGGGCCGAGCCTTAAGACGGTTTAGTAAAATTGAGATATACGTGTACCTacctcattttgtttattgagACCAGCCGAGGTTTCAATTTAACCTTCGAATTTAATAACTTCGTCAgtattcaaataaattatttaaatcagTATAAACAATGCATTATTGCCTTATAACTTATTGTGTTTTTCCAATAATGCCACTGCGTCATGCAACGGCACTTAATTAAAATCGTGGTAATGACATCAAACTTATGCgccatcataatttcataatgaAATTTCGTTcagttttaatattatttggtTGATATGTCTCAACATAATAAAGCATTTTGTGTGTCTGTTAATGAATCAATTTTCGATAATTGGATGAACATGTTTACGCTGTACTGACACTATATACAATATTGCCAATATTGCCACTACGACAGATTATTTAACTCTCATCATTCTGTGTTAATTAGCGATAAAGAagcaaatgtaaaattattaatcattattaattgAATGAAGTTCTTACTACTCGTAGCAGTAAaaggaaaaatataattaatttttagggttccgtacccaaaaggtaaaaacgggaccggTCTGTCTGTCAGCAGactgtatctcataaaccgtgatagctgcgCAGTTGAAATTCATCACAGGATTTATTACAggtgatgtaggtacctatttctgttgtcgctataacaacaaaatactaaaaacagaatataataaatatgaaagtggggctcccatacaacaagcgTGATTGTTGCcgttgccgttttttgcgtaaaggggcccactgattaacagtccgccggacggtatctgGTATGGTATCTGTCAGCTGgttggaactgtcaaaattttgttttaactgacaggccgataccgtccggcggactgttaatcagtgggtcccttaatggtccggaacccttcatgcgcgtgGATTTTGACTGCCACTCGGGGAAAATTACcttaattaggtatattttatttaacgtcGTGTATTTTACCaccaattaaaatatattaccaTTTAAATAGCTTTATTTTCTAGCAGATTCAACGATATCGCGGATTTAAGGTGTATCTATGTTACTATTTCAACTTGACATACCGCGGTGTATCATCTAAAATTCCGATCACTGTTCATTAGTGAATCAAAAGCTGTGCCTTtttaatacatacctacttgtaaaaaaaaccgggcaagtgcgagtcggactcgcgcacgaagggttccgtaccataatgcaaaaaaaaaacaaaaaaaaaacggtcacccatccaagtactgaccactcccgacattgcttaactttggtcaaaaatcacgtttgttgtatgggagccccatttaaatctttattttattctgtttttagtatttgttgttatagcggcaacagaaatacatcatctgtgaaaatttcaactatctagctatcacggttcgtgagatacagcctggtgacagacggacggacggacggacagcgaagtcttagtaatagggtcccgttttaccctttgggtacggaaccctaaaaatatgtaAATCAAAAACAATATGTATGAGTACCTATATCAGCTTATTATATATTCGAGGAATGCTTTTATCCCCGCTCTTGAAAGCAATATACGTTTTATTTTGTGTATGGCTCCTTGAACTGCCTTCACAAAAGAACGTTAATAACGCGgtgatttaatattatttatatctggAGGCTTATTTAAACACCGATATTGATATTAATATGTCCATCTCGCCCGCACTTGTATGGTAGAGTGAAAGAGACTGAATAAAATAGTGTCCATGGGAAACATGCAATGCATACAATAATTGTATTAACtacaaattatacttattttattaaatattttcgaTTATAATTATAAGGGTAGAATCTACCCTAAATACTTACTTCGGAGATcccaagttttataaaattttaccaTTTTTATACTGTGACCTCTAAAACACCAACTCTTACCTACCCTAATAAAAAGGCCGCCGGAAGGGTAATAAAGAAGGCAACACACATACACACTTAAACCTTTCCATAATAAATTGTTGccatatttaaacattttacgtcaaaaagttgtcagttACGCGGAAATTGGCGCCCTCATTAATTTTGTACTATTTTACTTACACTATGTTagtgtgtgatgatgatgagtctaataagtatatgtattattttaaatgtgGGCGTTAATGTAGTAAGGGACACACggtttaaaaattgtttatctctaaaactaCATTTACTATTTCGTGCTTGTTCGTAAAATAATACAAGTTTAATATCAACAGATATCCCGGAGACGACAGTTCGATTGGGCACCAATCTGGATCCTACTAACATCAGGGAAGGCTCGGATGTATACTTCGACTGCATCATCAGGGCACATCCCTATGTCTACAAAGTTGAATGGAGGCATAATGTAAGTACcaataagaagaagaagtaaGACATTTATTCCATAAAGCACAAATACACAGGACAATAAGATGAAAGAAATAAGATAATAAAGAGAAAATCATTAGAACagcaaaacaaaataattaagtccaaattaaaaaaaaaaaaacaaagagaAAAAATACACACTTGGGTCCAGCAATGTGCGCTGAAGGGAAAAGGCCCTGTCGAAATTCCAATGCTGTTTATTCTGCCAAGGCCTTAGGGAGTGACATTAATTATGGCAACCACTcgtgttaactgtccatcggtggacctttcatcatcatcctcataGCGTTTGTCCCGTACTGTGACGGGGTCTGCTTCCCTACTTTTCTCCTTCCACTTCGCTCTATCCTGGACATCGGTTTCCGCTAGCTCGTCTTTGGGGATGACATTTCGCCACCGTTGCCTTGGTTAGCCTTATGCCTGTtggaataaggtttacgaactgtcaatTAATAACTAGTGCGGGGGATGGTACCCGTGGATTCTCATTTCTTAAGATACCGTTCGGATTCATACACCAGCAGCTGACGGAGTATTGCAGGACGATTGCATTGCTGccgaaaatgtcaaaaatctggGCACCAACATAGATTTTGACATTTACGCCAGATATACAGTTTGCACACAAGTTTAATTGTAAGAGATTCCATGAAGAGATAAGTTCGCTTTTGTTGTGTTTAATTTACTCTGCCACTATGTCTCTTgtgtttttttatgtacaataaagcataatacatacctacctagacACAATAAGCCTGCAGCTTCCTTGGAGCCTTGTCTGCCAATCACATTATGGTTTTTCAGAAATCCTATGTCACTTGAagcatatttcttattttatcaGGGCAAAACGTTGCTTCACAACATCGGACAAGGCGTCATCATCAGCAACCACTCGCTGGTGCTGCAGGGCGTTGGGAGAAGAACTGCTGGCAACTACACGTGTGTCGGCTTCAATGCGGAGGGCGATGGAGAAAGCAAGCCATTTTCCTTGGACGTGCTTTGTAAGTACTGAACagtcttataaaaaaaatgggacAAAACAATACACGACAATACAATACTCTCCATTGCACACGTCTATGAAAAATGATACAAATCACCAATATAAAGTTAGGGCATCAATCGGCAGTATTATCGCTAGACAGCACAAactttaaaagtaaatttatctaaaattgtaaatgtaTGTCTCTAGATATTTATAAGATAAGTCGCGATCATCACACACAAAAGAATCACCTCTCAATTTTTTAAGAATTACTCGCGTGATAAAAATACCATTAATTAATGCTACAATTATCAAATGTTGCTATGCCACTAAATATCGCCGATCTCCGGGCCATTAAAAACTTTACAGCTCCTAATGACGAACGTGTTGAGGGTTTTAACTAGTTAAATATTACGAGTAATATAGTGGAGTGTtagaggttttttttttctgtaggTATTGTTggaaagaaaacgaactaaaaaTTTGTTTGTTAGTAAAAGTTTAGAAATAGGAACCCAACGGGCCAGATTGGACAAATCTTAGCAAAATTACAACTTGAAAATATACATATCTGTACTAATTAAGAATTCAATATTATTATCCGTTTATGTGCCTAAAGCGTCAGCTTTTAAAAATTCAGCTTTTAAAACGTAACGATCGTATGACGATCGTCAGAAAAACATCTGGAGGCTCATTCTGTTTTAACAATATGATATGTTTTTCATCTGATTTTGATACGACCCTAACCGTGAGTACCGATCAGCGTTAGTGgttcacgctgattggtgctgACGAAATCCAATCAGGAGTCTTTCTCTTATTGGTGCTATTCGCTAACACTTATTTGGCCCTGTGGTGCCGGCATCAGAAAAGATTAGCACCACGccatctcgtcccgtgggtgtcgtataaggcgactaagggaaaactggcgacagatatgcatatgagcaaggctcgcccgtatccttagaggggtccttgctcacaagagctgtgcgcgcaccacatcgaaaaaaaaaaacacttattgataccttatgacacgcattgaactattattacttggtACCATCACGCTCAGCGTTTGTAATGCCATTTAAGATCCTAGCTATATTAGTTGTTCCATACTTACGCTATGGATTGTCCAATTTAACTAGAACTATGGTTTGCAatacggatccgaaatgtaggAAATTATcgggatctggatccggatccgcggatctttccatacatttcggatccgtcgtgcaaaccctagctagaaccctaaatggcgtaacaatcacggagcgtgactgtacgtATAGAAACGACAAAGAGAACTAAGTTTTGCGCTATGAGTTGTTGCCGGCCGACAAGCTATGGAAGCGGAACATGAATCTCACAATATAAACGCATAAGCGCCATAAATTTCTCGGCGCTTACGACGTTTTGGTCGCATGGTACAGGTTGTGATTGCGAAAAtttctaccgggtgtggcctgtaacacgagcaaataattaaaacatagattgtactcctcaaacggcgacacttgttcaacaacttttaaaaattatgaagtatttagactccctattgttcatacaaaataaatattatcttcaatggacgccatcgccacgccatatcattgtgaatgacgttgcttgtcacgtcttaaacataacagaattcgcaatacattgcgtcttagaataaacattaaagtgtattaaaaatcaaaccacagtttatttttaaaagtcgctgaacaaatattggtcagtatgaggagtacagcctacagttaaattgtttgctcatattacaggccacacccggtatatgaagtaataataactcaataatGTTGATGACATGACTCAAGTTCGCTCCAAATGAGAtgaaaaccatatcaaattattaaaacagaGTAGGCATCCGGGTGGCCTCTGGATGGCAGTTTAAACGCTGAAAGGACTGTGTAAGCTCTTTTGAGGAGTTTGTGCTCATTCAGACCGGCGAACGTATTTGTGAAATCCTTAATACAGGTTATTTCGACGTGTTTGCGTTTCTGAGGAATTGGATAAACGTAtctacaggccaattcgaacgtacactgatatcagaatgacatctAACATGATCTAACTGATAGATATCATTAGGTATAAATACTTTGTCTAGGTTCAatatttgaaaataatattcaattaattatttacatCCCGGTAATTGAGCTCTATAATAAAAAACGTGTATTTAcgccatttattttaattaatcccTTCATTTTCCTCATGTTTAATATTTTCGCATTCAGTTCCGACTTGTTTATCAATATAAATCTTATCTTAATTAATGTAATACTAATAATAGAAGATCATAACACTTCATACAAAAGGCACAATTAATAATGATTTTGAACCAGTAAATTCTTTAGGCAAAGCACATAAGTTGTAGGTATTTAGGTCCTCTtactcctttttagggttccgtagccaaatagcaaaaaacggaacccttattagGATCGCTTCAGCCCACAGCTTAAAGTGATTGGAGCGAGTGAAATAGTCAATCACTTGTGATTAAAGAATGTAGGTATTTTCTCAAAAACAAATTTATCATTTCACTTAAATAGAGAAAATACAAGATCATAAAATATGAGTTTTGTTACTATGCGGTTACTAACTCATAAAGCGGAAAGCCTGCCTGTAAAAACACTTACATTGATTTTGTATGATTTAGTGCACCAATTAAGTTTTATCAAGCATTTAGGTACGTCTGCGACGACAAAAATTTTATATTGAATGTGCATCCTAATTAAGTGAGTTGGCACCGTTGGCACAAATGACTAGCACGTTATATTTGGCGGAACTGCAAAAGCAATATTATTGCAGTATTTCTATATTCCGCgtgtttacataatatttacggTACATAATCTGTCAACAGACGCGCCGACGTGTCGCAGCTCACAGCAGAGAGTGCACGGAGTAGCGAAGCAGGAGCGAGCGCACATCACGTGCCATGTTGACGCCAATCCGTCTGACGTGACTGTAAGTAACTACATATCTTCTGTTGTCAGATGAGCTATCTCACAGAGCCACAGAATAGCGAAGCAGAAACTTTCATGTTGATGGCAATATGAAcgactaatggtaacatttcatttttaaccgcagctgcactaccggtactgaacgcgtcgctgtcattgtcaatttccatagtaaaattgacagtagtgcagctgtcgttggaaatggaatgttaccctaagtcAGTACTGCTTATCATGCAGCTATAAACttaaatagatgtcatatatgaaagaaaaaataacgAAGGCCTCGGTATTAGGGCGCCGAAAGCCTTTAAGATATTGCATAAATTCGACCCATtcggcactggaggccttggtaaCTTTTTCGTTCGTAGATGACGTCTAATGTTGTTTCTGCTTGAAATGACACAAATTCAAATTTTTTCATATAGGTAAATAATGTACCTTAATTACTAGCATACGTAGGTATTGCATACAGATGTAGGGCCTCAtttttttccttcgtattttcacggaaacgtactagacgcgtcttgctatttcagtcagtctcggtacaaaaagtactgaggttgactagcatgataattagtaattattattaattacgaACGTTTCGGAGAAAaaacgaaggaaaacaattatgcactacgtcTGTACATATTTCAcgtattaaaacaaaattattactAAGGGACCTATCACACTACCGATTTGCGACCGAGTTGCGATAGCGTTGCGCGCTCGCGGTGAACTGGTTTCGCGCTCCCGGCGAACTCGCTGCGAGTTCGCCTCGCTTTCAACTCCCAATTCCCCTTCCACAATCCCAAAGAAttaataaaaggtatattttctcGGCTATTGAAACATGAATTAATTTCTTTCCTCCACTCCAGTTTCGTTGGACCTTCAACAACACGGCCAACAGCAACGAAGTGAGTGACTCGTACGTGTCTCGCGCCGGCACTAGCTCGACGGTCACCTACACGCCCCACACTGAGATGGACTACGGCACTCTACTCTGCTGGGCGCATAACAGGATTGGGAAACAGCGGGTGCCGTGCGTCTACCATATTATTGCTGCTGGTAAGTTCTTTTTCAGCGTGTACAGCCATCAGATgaattggagcggccaaggtgtttacTAATATCTGAAGCCTCTATTGTCGAAGCGCTGTGCATGTTCAGataattttgagcacctcggtcgCTCCGATATTgtacatatacgagtatgtgTCCACGGTTAGGAAAACTTCATCCAAATATCCTGACTTGTCTGTGCCATGTCTCTCCTTCATTGAGGGCCCTCAATCATCCACCCATCTATTTTAGTCGGATGTCTGATATCCTTCAACTTATATTTCGAGTTGTGTACATATTTATTGAATCATAATATTATTGAATTGAACAAAAATattggcttgccttcattgtcGGCGTACAAGAATAGTCGTTAAAGCTATAACTATGCTAAGAGGTAGAATCAGTCTAAGCTCGAACATCACCTGAACTGTTAAACGCATAGTTGACGTTATAATCTAGCAGACTTAAAGATActgataaatttaatattttttctgtgCAGGCCGGCCAGACCAAGTGCATAACTGCACGGTGGTGAACGCGTCGCTGACGTCGTTCGGAGTCCGCTGCATGGAAGGCTTCAATGGCGGCATGCCGCAGTCCTTCCTCCTGGAGGTCCGGGAGATCGTCACACAAGTGAGTTACTTAGGATCGATTTTATCATGATATATCTGCGAGccatacttacatattttttttatatcaaacgAAAAAATGATAAATTCACCGCCTCAGCTCCTTAAAAATCCGTACAAAAATTCGTAGTTCAGTTGGTTAAGAGCAATGGGACTGGTGTTCCAGAAGGTCGGAAGTGTTGCCGGAGGTGGTGAATTTTTCCTTTTATTCTATTGCTACTGACAAAACTTCTTTGCCagactcttcttcctcgcgttatcccggcattttgagcctggggtccgcttgacaactaatcccatgatttgacgtagacactagtttttatgaaagcgactgccatctgaccttccaacccagaggggaaactaggccttattgggactagtccggtttcctcacgatgttttccttcaccgaaaagcgactagtaaatatcaaatgatatttcgtacataagttccgaaaaactcattggtacgagccagggtttgaacccgcgacctccagattgcaagtcgcacgctcttcctgctaggccaccagcgctttgcCAGACTAATGAATAATATCTTTCCATCAGCAAATCGTAGCGAACGTATCCAGCGCCGTCCCACGCTTCACGGCCGTGGGTCTCCAGCCCGGGCGTACGTACGCCGCGGCGGTTCTGGCGTACAACGCCAAAGGGAGGGGAGATCCGTTCCCACTCCGCGCTGGGACGCTGCGGCCGCCGGAGAAGCATCATGTCCATGACAAGAGCTTACAGGGTATGTAATTCTTTCGACTATTAAGCtttcttttattattatgaaagggcttactcatggccacataCTAGCTGAGGcatagacgtggcctacgatggagcgagctcgcccagaagctGCCTGTTGCTATGTGTGTTGGTGTGTTGTTgatgatttgatttttttttaatttataaggcaaaaggaatatatttcccacattgATGTGGAACTTTACAAAGTGAAAGGGTTAGTATAATTTCTGGAAAGTTTATGCCTGTTAAAGGGTTGAATTGGGAAGGGAAGGTGTGAAGCGTCTTGTCTAACCCCATGCTCATGACAACTTATTTTAAGTGTCGGTCCTTTTGGATTTTTTTGCGTTAATTCAACGATACCGAACATTAAAATGATCAATGGAATTTTCCGTTCCACAGAACCGCTAGTCTCATGACTCTCTGTTTTAGTTAAGATAACATTTTGATTAAACATTTTAACTATTCTTGCAATGGTACAACGTTGAGTTTGATTGTGTCGGAGCAACACTGAGCTCTCGACGAGTGTGCATTGTTACTGTATTGCCGACATAAGAAACAAAACAACACTCTTCTTCATGGttgtgacctcatgtctgagggacgtaaCTCCTATGGAGTATTCTttctaccactgctctccaggcctctcgatcttaggccatctgcattgttgcctggagcgaagtctgggtaatattttggaccATATCCgaccatctactgggtgcacgccctctaAAACAACTTGACATTTCCCGAATTCCGCAGACTTACCCCGAACCGCCTTCCAAATGTCCGGCACCATGTCAGCGGCCGTGGGGGGTGGCGGCGTGCTCATGGTTGTCATAGTTCTCTTCATGATCGCCGTGCGGCAGCGCTGCGCCAAGCGCAAGCCGCGCTCTGCGCCCACGCCGACGTCGCAACCGGCGTCGCCGGACAAGCTGAGAGAGAAGGACGATAGCGAGAGCGATGATAGGAACCCGGACATTATACCTTCGGATACTGATCAGATGCAGGTAAGTTATTAAAAAAGGGCTTAAAAATACTAGTGTaaagaataaatttaatttaaaagtggaaaaattaatgtcttgggtgagacttgaactcacggcctctggattcAAGAGTTCTGGGTTCAAGAGTGGGTGGAAAGAGAGAGTGGAGAGAGTTGGAGTGGAGGTTCTGGATTgggttcaagtctcacccaagacagtaatttttttcacttttaaatttattctaagcttaatagcatcgttcgcagacgtttctgcttattaaaaattaaaagtagtGTAAAGAGAAAAAAGTTATCCCAACTTGGCTCACCAGACGAGTTTTGGATACTTATCTGATACAGGCTAGGTACAGAATGAAAAATTTATTGGTTGAACCTTGATAGAGTAcctaaaaaaacgaaaaatGTATAATTGAAGTGAAAAGTCAAATGGTCAACGTACTGTTTTTTCCTGATAATAAAAACGAATCTCTGATCTGAAGATCTTTCAAACTCTAAATGAAAAAAAACTTCATAGAATTTTAAACTTCTACCGGAGATCTATGTTTCGTCTAACAGACTTCCTGTAACCGTTTCTATATCACCCATCATTACCACAGATGGATTACTACCGGCAGCAGCAGGTTTCAACGATATCCCCACCGCTGGGCAACCGTGGGCCGCGGGGCAGCGTGGCCGGCGTCCGCGGGGGTTTGCCCGGGTACTGCCCGCTCCGCACCGCACCTCCGCCTTCGCACCCACCCATGCACGAGTCCGGGGTAAGTACTATTAGCAGGCGTCCGCAAATTGCCAAGAAGCTAATATCCCCAAAGTGCTTCCTGGATATTTAAAACAAGTTAACTTTTAAGATCTGACACCATTCATTACAGTAGTAGCTTCAAAGGCTTCTTGTGCTTTTTGTATTATGTACATGGAAATGGAACTATCCAGTAGCAAAATTAAAGAATGTTACATAAGATCGAGTtaataaaagtgaaaaataTTCAGGTATATTTATGATCGAATAATCCAGGCGTGCACAACGACTTCAAGGAATTGTAGTGAAGCCCCACTTGTCCACCATACTCttccattaaaaattaaaacagtaGGCGGTAGGTGTCGAGCGTGCACGCTTGGAGCGTACATGAACCTTGAGTTAGAGATATCACTACCCAAAAATCTACAATCTGTCCTTCTTTCAGACCGCGTCATCCGGCATCCCGCCGCCCGCACGCTTCGCCTCCGGCTCGTGCACGCTGCCCCGCGGCACCACGCTCGCCCCCGAACGCTGCGGCATACCGCTGCAGCACCTCCGCACGCTGCCGCGGCCGCtgcccgcccccgcgcccctGCCGCGGGTCACCCCCCGCGACACCCCGCTCTGACAAACAACGCAGCTGTAGGACATGTAAATAATTAAGTGAGTGCTCAAGACTTTTGTTTCGTTCTGGTGACAAGTTTAGATTTGAAAGTTTTGTAATCAAGAAAGATTTCGATTACTGCTATGGCTTTGGATTAACATGTCGAACAGGAA
Above is a window of Cydia fagiglandana chromosome 18, ilCydFagi1.1, whole genome shotgun sequence DNA encoding:
- the LOC134673238 gene encoding neural cell adhesion molecule 2-like, with the translated sequence MVAIMLPALRVLALAAFGVAYANLNNDNLDITRQGSIRSSLLHRGTPQLNLQSVSMTQVIAVAGEPVYLPCDIASIDEDDAVLLVLWYKEDLGTPIYSVDARERDFGVAERWSDESVFASRAYFLPERRPAELGVDRVKASDQGIYRCRVDFKQAQTRNSRVNLTVIVPPSKMVITDDQGDVKQAIVGPYVEGDSFTVKCDVSGGRPRPWVKWFRDEVEQDTPATPLVNNGVRGVLRVGPLTRADVRATLTCRASNHQRAHPIETTLTLDMNFPPLTVHILGSNQPLSASRRYDLLCQSSGSRPPASITWWKNGHRINNAKETLSTDGNTTTSTVSLLPSKADAGARLACRAANPAMPQVPSLEDGWTLDIQYIPETTVRLGTNLDPTNIREGSDVYFDCIIRAHPYVYKVEWRHNGKTLLHNIGQGVIISNHSLVLQGVGRRTAGNYTCVGFNAEGDGESKPFSLDVLYAPTCRSSQQRVHGVAKQERAHITCHVDANPSDVTFRWTFNNTANSNEVSDSYVSRAGTSSTVTYTPHTEMDYGTLLCWAHNRIGKQRVPCVYHIIAAGRPDQVHNCTVVNASLTSFGVRCMEGFNGGMPQSFLLEVREIVTQQIVANVSSAVPRFTAVGLQPGRTYAAAVLAYNAKGRGDPFPLRAGTLRPPEKHHVHDKSLQDLPRTAFQMSGTMSAAVGGGGVLMVVIVLFMIAVRQRCAKRKPRSAPTPTSQPASPDKLREKDDSESDDRNPDIIPSDTDQMQMDYYRQQQVSTISPPLGNRGPRGSVAGVRGGLPGYCPLRTAPPPSHPPMHESGTASSGIPPPARFASGSCTLPRGTTLAPERCGIPLQHLRTLPRPLPAPAPLPRVTPRDTPL